The window GCCACCCCGAAGGGTCGCCAGATCGACCCGCGCGCCCTGGCGGAAGTTCGCGCCTTGCTCGGCAAGCGTTCCCGGGCCCGCGATCTTCTGATCGAACACTTGCATCGGCTTCAGGATACCTACCATGGGCTTTCCGCCGCCCACCTGCGGGCCCTGGCGGAAGAGATGCGCCTCTCCATGGCCGAGATTTACGAGGTCGCCACCTTCTACGCCCATTTCGACGTCGTGAAGGAAGGGGAGGAGCCGCCGCCCGTGACCGTTCGCGTCTGCGACGGTGTTGTCTGCGAGACGATGGGGTGTCGGGCCCTTCTGGAAGAACTCCCCAAGCGTTTAGGCACCAAGGTGCGCGTCCTGCGCGCGCCCTGCATGGGCCGGTGCGCCGAAGCGCCGACCGTGCGCCTTCCGTATGGCTTTGTCGATCGCGCGAGCACGGAAAGCGTTGCGGCGGCCGTCGCTTGTCCTTCGCCGGCGACGGCTATTCCTTTTCTTTCCTTCGAGGCGTACGCCGCCGAAGGGGGGTATGCTCTGCTTCGCGCCTGTTTGCGTGGCAAGCCGGCTTCCGAAATCCTCGAAACGCTCGACGCGGCCGGCCTTCGCGGGCTGGGTGGCGCAGGCTTTCCGGTGGGGCGGAAATGGGCCGCCGTTCGCAAGGGGCCAAGGCCGCGTTACCTGGTTCTCAACGCCGACGAAGGGGAACCCGGCGCCTTCAAGGACCGCTTTTGCCTGGAACGCGATCCCCACCGCGTCCTCGAAGGTGTGGGGATTGCGGCGCACGTCATCGAGGCGGACGCCGTTTACCTCTACCTGCGGGACGAATATCCCCAAATCCGGGAAATCCTGGGCAAGGAGATTCCGAAACTCGAAATAGCGGGCTTGGCGCCTTCGGGCGGCATCCACCTCCGCCGGGGGGCCGGCGCCTATGTGTGCGGCGAGGAATCGGCGATGCTCGAAAGCCTCGAAGGCAAGCGGGGTTACCCCCGCCACCGGCCGCCCTTCGCCGCGCAAGCCGGTCTGTTCGGGCGGCCGACCTTGATCCAGAACGTGGAAACATTTTATTGGCTCCGCGAAATCCTGGAAAAGGGTGCCGCCTGGTACCGGGGCGAGGGCCGTCATGGCCGAAGCGGGGTGCGTCTTTTCTCGGTTTCCGGCCGGGTGCGCGCGCCGGGCGTGAAGCGCGCGCCGGTCGGCATCACGGCGCGCGAGCTGATCGCGGAACACTGCGGCGGCATGGCGCCCGGCCACCGCTTAAAGGCTTTTCTCCCCGGCGGCGGCGCCGGCGGCATCCTGCCGGCTGCGCTGGCGGACCTGCCCCTCGATTTCGGCACCCTCGAGTCGGAAGGGGCCTCCCTTGGGTCCGCCTCTCTGATCGTGCTTTCCGATCGCGACGATTTGTGCGCCGTCGCGCTTAACCTCCTGCGTTTCTTCGAGGACGAAAGCTGCGGTCAATGCGCGCCCTGCCGGGTCGGAACGGAAAAGATGGTGAGACTGCTGGAGCGGCCGAAATGGGACCGCCCGCTTCTGGAAGACCTTGCCCGGGCCATGGCCGAGGCCTCGATCTGCGGTCTGGGCCAGACGGCCCCGAATCCGCTGATGTCGCTGTTCCGCCATTTCCCGGACGACGTGCCGCCGGGGGAAACCTAAAGTGGAAAAACACGTCCGCTTTGTTCTCGATGGAAAGCAGGTGACGGCGAAGCCGGACGAAACAATCTGGCAGGTCGCGCACCGGCTCGGCATCGAAATCCCCCATCTCTGTTACCGGGAAACGCCGGGCTATCGCGCCGACGGCAATTGCCGGTCTTGCGTCGTCGAGATCGAGGGCGAGGAGAGGCTTGCCGCCGCCTGCCTCCGCAAGCCGGCGGATGGCATGAAGGTTTCGACGGCGGGCGAGCGGGCGGACGCGGTGCGGCGGACGGTGATGGAGCTTTTGCTCACCGATCAGCCGCCGCGGAAAGTCGCCCATGACCCGGCGTCCGATTTCTGGGGCTGGGCCGACCGGCTGAAAATCTCCGAAAGCCGCTTCCCGGCGCGCGCTGCGGTCGCAAAGGACACGAGCCACCCCGCCATGGCCGTTCACCTGGACGCCTGCATCCATTGCGGGCTTTGCGTTTGCGCCTGCCGCGAGGTGCAGGTCAACGACGTTATCGGCATGGCCGCCCGCGGTCCGGCGACGAAGGTCGTCTTCGATTTCGACGATCCGATGGGGGAGAGCACTTGCGTGGCGTGCGGCGAATGCGTCCAGGTCTGTCCGACCGGCGCCCTGATGCCGGCGAATTTGGTGGACGAGAAAGGCGTTGGCCACGTCGCGGCTGACCGACGGGTGCAGAGCGTCTGTCCCTATTGCGGGGTCGGCTGCCAGGTCGTTTATCACCTGAAGGGGAATACCCTTCTCTTCGTCGAAGGCGAAGATGGGCCGGCGAACGAGGACCGCCTCTGCGTCAAGGGACGATTCGGCCTCGGCTATGTCGCGCACCAAGATCGCCTGCAAAAGCCGCTGATCCGCCGTCGGGACGTGCCCAAGGAGGCAAGCCCCGAATTCGATTCCCGGAACCCGCTCACCCATTTCCGCGAGGCGAGCTGGGAGGAAGCGCTTGTCGTCGCCGCCGAGGGTTTCCGAAGGATCCTGGCGCGCAATGGAAAGGGCGCGCTCGCCGGGCTGGGTTCGGCGAAATGCTCGAACGAGGAGGCCTATCTTTTCCAAAAGCTCGTCCGCACCGGGTTCGGCAGCAACCACGTCGATCACTGCACGCGGCTCTGTCACGCAAGCTCCGTCGCCGCCCTTCTAGAAACGATCGGCTCCGGCGCCGTCACCGCCCCCTTCACGGAAGTGCTGAACAGCGACTTCTTCATCGTGACCGGCAGCAACCCGACCGAGAACCACCCGGTCGCCGCGACCTATTTTAAAAACGCGGTGCAGCGGGGCGCGCGGCTTGCCGTCATTGACCCGCGTGGCCAGGCGTTGAAGCGTTACGCCGCCCATATGCTGCAGATCAAACCGGGCAGCGACGTTTCGCTGCTGAACGGCATGCTGCACGTTCTCGTCGCCGAAGGGCTTTACGATCGCGCTTTCGTCGCCGCCCGGACGGAAGGCTTCGAGGAGCTGCGGGCCCATCTCGAAGCTTACCCGCCGGAACGCGTCGCCGCGACGTGCGGGATCGACGCCGGAACGATCCGCCAAGTCGCCCGCGAATACGCCAAGGCCAAGGCGGCGATGATCTTCTGGGGAATGGGCGTCACCCAGCATGTTCATGGGACGGACAATTCGCGCTGCC is drawn from Pseudomonadota bacterium and contains these coding sequences:
- a CDS encoding NADH-ubiquinone oxidoreductase-F iron-sulfur binding region domain-containing protein translates to MTKTKRETGVPRHPGKGKKRTRATPKGRQIDPRALAEVRALLGKRSRARDLLIEHLHRLQDTYHGLSAAHLRALAEEMRLSMAEIYEVATFYAHFDVVKEGEEPPPVTVRVCDGVVCETMGCRALLEELPKRLGTKVRVLRAPCMGRCAEAPTVRLPYGFVDRASTESVAAAVACPSPATAIPFLSFEAYAAEGGYALLRACLRGKPASEILETLDAAGLRGLGGAGFPVGRKWAAVRKGPRPRYLVLNADEGEPGAFKDRFCLERDPHRVLEGVGIAAHVIEADAVYLYLRDEYPQIREILGKEIPKLEIAGLAPSGGIHLRRGAGAYVCGEESAMLESLEGKRGYPRHRPPFAAQAGLFGRPTLIQNVETFYWLREILEKGAAWYRGEGRHGRSGVRLFSVSGRVRAPGVKRAPVGITARELIAEHCGGMAPGHRLKAFLPGGGAGGILPAALADLPLDFGTLESEGASLGSASLIVLSDRDDLCAVALNLLRFFEDESCGQCAPCRVGTEKMVRLLERPKWDRPLLEDLARAMAEASICGLGQTAPNPLMSLFRHFPDDVPPGET
- the fdhF gene encoding formate dehydrogenase subunit alpha; its protein translation is MEKHVRFVLDGKQVTAKPDETIWQVAHRLGIEIPHLCYRETPGYRADGNCRSCVVEIEGEERLAAACLRKPADGMKVSTAGERADAVRRTVMELLLTDQPPRKVAHDPASDFWGWADRLKISESRFPARAAVAKDTSHPAMAVHLDACIHCGLCVCACREVQVNDVIGMAARGPATKVVFDFDDPMGESTCVACGECVQVCPTGALMPANLVDEKGVGHVAADRRVQSVCPYCGVGCQVVYHLKGNTLLFVEGEDGPANEDRLCVKGRFGLGYVAHQDRLQKPLIRRRDVPKEASPEFDSRNPLTHFREASWEEALVVAAEGFRRILARNGKGALAGLGSAKCSNEEAYLFQKLVRTGFGSNHVDHCTRLCHASSVAALLETIGSGAVTAPFTEVLNSDFFIVTGSNPTENHPVAATYFKNAVQRGARLAVIDPRGQALKRYAAHMLQIKPGSDVSLLNGMLHVLVAEGLYDRAFVAARTEGFEELRAHLEAYPPERVAATCGIDAGTIRQVAREYAKAKAAMIFWGMGVTQHVHGTDNSRCLISLALLCGHLGRPGAGLHPLRGQNNVQGASDAGLIPMMYPNYRPVASPDQRAFFEKLWGAKLDPDPGLTVVEMMEAVHGGRIRGMYFVGENPAMSDPDANRVRSALIKLEHLVSQEIFLTETAAYADVVLPASAWPEKDGTATNTNRQIQMGRKALEPPGDAREDWWIIQEIARRLGLDWRYTHPRDVYDEMGRAMPSLDHISWDRLEREGAVTYPCDGPSVSGRAIVFGDRFPTQSGRGRLVPVAVVPPDEVPDKEYPMVLITGRKLEHWHTGEMTRRVDVLDALEPEAVASLNAADLERFGIGPGGRIRVETRRGGIELTARVDPAVPQGAIFVAFCYAEASANRLTNAALDPYGKIPELKYCAARVEALGEKPNVAPRKA